The genomic region CGATCACGTTGGAGACCTGTCATGCGGTCGAGGTGCTGCACGAGGCGTTCACGCGCCATGGCACACCAGAAATTGTGAATACTGATCAAGGTAGCCAGTTTACGGCACAGACATTCGTGCAGGCGGTCAAGGATCGGGGCTGTCACTTCAGCATGGACGGGCGCGGAGCCTGGCGAGACAATGTATTCGTCGAACGCCTGTGGAAATCAGTGAAATACGAGCGGGTGTATTTACATGCCTACGACTCCGTCACGGAAGCCAGGCAGTCGATCATGCAATACTTGGATTGGTACAATCGAGCGAGACCCCATTCGAGCCTGGACCGGCAAACACCGGATGAGGCCTATGCCGTGATGCTGCCGACGGGTAGACTGGCAGCGTGAGAGTCAGCAGAGACTCCACTTAAAAAACTCTGGCTACTGTTCAAACGAATGGGGCCACTTCTGTCGTCCCCTGGAAACGGTCTATCCGATGCTCTATTTCGATTGTCTCTTTGTGAAATCGCGGCATGACGGAGCCGTCAAAACCAAAGCGGTCTATGTGGCGTTGGGCGTCACCTTAGCGGGGGAAAAAGAACTCTTAGGTCTCTGGGTCAGTGAGACCGAAGGCGCCACATTCTGGTTGGCGGTCTTTACGGATCTCCAACACCGAGGTGTCACCGATTGCTTCGTGGCCTGCGTCGATGGGTTAACGGGGTTGCCCGAGACGTTGGAGACAATCTTTCCACGCACCCAGGTGCAGCTCTGCATTGTGCATACAGTCCGACAATCCTTGCGGTATGTGGTGTGGCGCCAGCGGCGTGCCGTGGCCCGGGATCTGCGAGCCATTTATGGAGCGCCGACGGTCACGGAAGCCGAAGCGGCCTTGGAGCGCGTTGCCCTGACGTGGGATGCGCACTATCCTACGATCAGCACGAGTTGGCGGCGAGACTGGGCGCGGCTCACGGTCTTTTTTGACTATCCTCCAGCCATTCGCAAAGTCCTGTTTACCACGAATGCCATTGAATCCTGGATGATTCGTGACGGAACACGTTCAAAAAGCGTGGGGCGCTTCCCACGGATGACGCGATCCTCACAGTCCTTTATCTGGGCCTGCAGCGCATTGCCAAGCAATGGACCGCCCCAATTCTGGAGTGGAAACGGGCACTCAATCAATTTGCATGATCGTAGAAAACCGTGTGCCTACCAGTGATTAACCACAATCAGTTACACGGAAAACTTGACATGCCCCGTTTCGCCGGTTCACGAGGCGGTGACCCACGACGGCCCGACTGCGAATAAAACGAGGATCGGCTCAGGCCCCATTCCTGACAGACCCGGACCACACCATACGGACGCTGCGTGGAAGGCGACGGGGTATGGCTCATCGCGTCGACCTCCCGGTAGCTAAAGGGGCGCCACCTCGCAACCGTTGAACCGCTTCCCGCGACAGTTCCAGCCGCATCGTCAGATCTCCGACTAAGGCCTTCAGCCGCGCGAGTTCGTCGTCGCGGCCATCGGCAGCCCGACTCTTCAAGGCCGCTTGGCCACTCGCGATGAACTGGTCTCGCCACTCCGACAGTTTCGCAGCCGTGATCCCCGCGCCACGGGAGACCAGATCCAGATCGTCACCACGCAGTACGCGGAGCACGACCTCCATCTTCTTGCGCGAGGAAAACCGGCCTCGCTCCGTTTTCGTCTTCGCCATGGACACCTCCGTTCATCAGGGGGCAGTATGCCCCAATGGAGTGTCCAAGGAAATCGTGGGGCGGAGGAAACCACTGTTGCAGACAATGGAGGCGCAGCATGCGTTCGACACCTACCGGCGGACGCCCCGGCCCCCCGGCTTTGGGATAGACCGGCTCGATCACCGCGACCAATTCCCCCCACGGAACCACACAATTCATCTCATTGAGAAACTGCTCACGGCAGGGAGCTTGCGATACTGCTCGAAGGGGACTTTCGCAAAGGTCTGTTGGTGCATGGGCGCATCTCCTGTTCAGTCCTGCGCTACCCTTAGCACATCGCGAAAGAGGAATAAATCAGACCTTCCTTAGGTTCAAGACATCTACATTTTCAAATCGAGCTCACCTTCGACAGTGTCAAAGAAATCAGGTACATCCAAAACAAGTAAAACTAAACGACCACTTACCACATTGTCCGAAGGTACGGGACCCCCTCTGTCTTCGTAAGTCGTTCCCAATGCAAGTCTGAAAAACAAGGACCTTGTGTAGCTTCGGTAAACTTAATCCCATTGTGCTCCGCATTCCACTCCATAATCTTTACGTTCTCCTGATCATCAAGAATAACGTCCCACCCTATACATCGTGCGTACGGCACTCTCTTATGAAGAGTGGTCACAAGCCTACGACAGGCATCGTATGCTGGGATGAACTTCCCCTGAAACTTCACTCCACTTACAGGATGATGCTCAATCTCTAGCCAATCTGTAGTAAAGCCAACGTCATTGAAGGCTCCACTTTTGATGTCTATTGGTATCTTTATATTACTGTCAGACCGAACGTGAGTATCGG from Nitrospira sp. harbors:
- a CDS encoding IS256 family transposase, which encodes MLYFDCLFVKSRHDGAVKTKAVYVALGVTLAGEKELLGLWVSETEGATFWLAVFTDLQHRGVTDCFVACVDGLTGLPETLETIFPRTQVQLCIVHTVRQSLRYVVWRQRRAVARDLRAIYGAPTVTEAEAALERVALTWDAHYPTISTSWRRDWARLTVFFDYPPAIRKVLFTTNAIESWMIRDGTRSKSVGRFPRMTRSSQSFIWACSALPSNGPPQFWSGNGHSINLHDRRKPCAYQ
- a CDS encoding transposase family protein, translated to ITLETCHAVEVLHEAFTRHGTPEIVNTDQGSQFTAQTFVQAVKDRGCHFSMDGRGAWRDNVFVERLWKSVKYERVYLHAYDSVTEARQSIMQYLDWYNRARPHSSLDRQTPDEAYAVMLPTGRLAA
- a CDS encoding helix-turn-helix domain-containing protein, whose translation is MAKTKTERGRFSSRKKMEVVLRVLRGDDLDLVSRGAGITAAKLSEWRDQFIASGQAALKSRAADGRDDELARLKALVGDLTMRLELSREAVQRLRGGAPLATGRSTR